The DNA window CCCCATATGACGAGGATGTTCGGCTTGCCGTTCTGCTTCTTCGGTTGCTGCGCCATGTCTGGCTCCCTGAATGTGAAGGTGATTGGATCAGTCGGGCTGGCACCTCCTCAACCGAATGGCCCGACCTGGAAAAGCATGCTGATGACGGCGGCCACGCCTATGATGAGCAGAACGATGGCGGTGATTAGCGTCAGAGAAACAGGAAAGTGGCTCTCGCCGTGAATAAGGCCATACTCGGTCATCACCTTGCGTTCTTGGCGGAGACCGACCATGAACTGCACATGATAGACGATGCCAGTGACGAGCATCGCAATGCCGAGAAGCACGAGTGCAACCCCGAAGTTGCGAGGAGCGGCGGCATGCGCAATCGTTCCCGCCTCTCGAAGTTTCTCGAAGACCTGATAGATCGTGAAGCCGAAGCTGATCAGCGACAGCGAGGTGCGGATCACGGACATGAGGGTTCGATCGGCGCTCATGCGCGTGCGTTGAAATGACATGCCGGTCCGTCGCGAGGACAGCTCGACGGAGATCTTGTCGGGGTCGGACTTTGCTGTGACGGACTTCATCTCGTCTGGTCTCCCGATGGCACCGGGCGGTGCTGGCTGAGGCACCGCCCGGCAGTTGAGTCGAGTGCATTCAGTCGACGGCAAGGGCCGCGGCGGCCAGCTTCTCAAGATCGAGGTATTGTGCCGCCTCGACCGTGACGGCGACGAAGAGGATCGTCCCGCCCGTGAAGGCTCCCGGCGCCGTGTACGCTTCGCTGACGGCGTCGCCGCTGTCGCGCCCGATGCACAGGCCGTCGCCGCTCAGCGTGAACTTGCCGAGCTGCGTGCGCATCCCGCCCTGTGCGACGATGTTCTCGTTCACGTAAAGGGTCGCCTTGCCGAGCGACTCACCGTGCGGGCCGGCTTTCTCCCGGATGAACTCCATGCCCAGCGTGTACTTCCCGGGCTTGAGCTCGCCCGAGACGAGCTTTTGCTCCGGCTTGATGCCGAGGAAGTTGTAGACGTAGTGCAGCTTGCGGTCCTTGATGAAGAGCGCATGGCCGCCGAACCGTGACCCGTGGGCGAAGATCACGCCTGAGCAGTCGGGGTCGGTGATCTCGACATCGGCCAGGATCTTGTAAGAGCGCCCGCGCACGTTGACCGCGACGCCCTCGGGCACAGGTGACGTGCCGGGATAGTAGATGTACCGCTCGCGCGGCGCCTCCTCGGCAGGTCGCTCCACGCCCAGGATCTCCGCCGGACTCCTGTCTTCCAGCGGCAGGACGAAGTTCTTGTCGGCTTCGTTGTGCCAGACCTTAATCAGCGCCTGGAGCCTGTCCGGATGCTGCTGGGCAAGGTCCGTCGACTCGGAGCGGTCAACGTCGACGTGGTAGAGCTGCCACTGATCCTGCTCGTACCGCCCCTTGCCGGCGAACGGAGCATGCAGCGAAGATGCCTTCCAGCCATCCTCCCAGATGCCTCGCGTGCCGAACATGGCGTAGTATTGCCGCTCCTTCCTCGTCTTGCCGTCCGGTTCGGCGTCGAACGTATATCGCATTGAGACGCCGGACAGGGGGTACTGCTCGACGCCCCGGTAGACCTTGGGCATCTCCAGCCCGCAGACGTCGAGGATTGTCGGTACGATGTCGGTCGAGTGGTGATACTGGTTGCGTACCTCGCCCCGGGCCTTGATTCCCTTCGGCCAGGAGATCACCAGCGGGCAGCAGGTGCCGCCGGAATATTCCGAATAGCGCTTGAACATTTGGAACGGAGTCGAGAATGCCACCGCCCAGCCGGTCGGGAAGTGACCGTAGGTTTCCGGGCTGCCGAGGACGTCGAGATACTTCATGTTCTCAGCGAGCTCGTCCGGATAGTTGTTGAAGAACTTGTTCTCGTTCACCGAGCCGTTCGGGCTGCCCTCTCCCGAGGTGCCGTTGTCAGCGCAGTAGAGCACCAGCGTATTGTCGAGTTGGCCGCTCTGTTCAAGGTAGTCGATGATGCGGCCGACCTGAGCGTCGGTGTACTCGGAGAAGCCGGCGAAAACCTCGGCCATGCGGGAGAACAGCCGCTTCTCGTCCGCGTTCAGCGTGTCCCAGGGACGGACTCCATCGGCCGGGTCAGCCACGCCCTCCGGCAGCGGGTTGATCGGGGTGAGCTTGGTGTCCTTCGGCAGCAGGCCCTTTTCGATCATGCGGGGCAGCACCCATTCGCGGTACGCTTCGTATCCTGAATCGAACTTGCCCTTATACTTCTCGATGTATTCCTTGGGCGCATGATGCGGGGCATGGTTCGCGCCCGGGCAGAACCACATGTACCAGGGCTTCGAGGGGCTGCTGGCCTTCTGGTCGCGGATCATCTGGAGGGCCTGATCGGCCAGGTCCTTCGACAGGTGGTAGCCTTCTTCAGGCATATAGGGCTGGTCGATGAACCTGTTGTCCTCGGCGAGATCGGGGAACCATTGGTTGGTCTCGCCGCCGAGGAAGCCGTAGTAGCGGTCGAAACCCTTGCTCAGCGGCCATTGCGAGCGGCTGGCTCCCGAGGCGACGTCCTGCTCGGGAACGTTGTGGTTCTTGCCGAGCCAGAAGGTGCTCCAGCCGGCGTCCTGAAGCACCTGCCCGATGGTGGCGCATTCGTCAGGGATGCGGCCGCTCCAACCGGGGAAGCCCTGCGCTGCTTCGGTGATGCAGGAGCAGCCATTGAGATGGTGATTGCGGCCGGTCAGGAAGGTCGAGCGGGTTGGCGAGCACAGCGCCGTCGTATGCCACTGCGAGTACATCAGTCCTCGGTCGGCGAGTCTCTGCAATGTCGGCATGTTGATGCCGCCGCCGAACGGCGACCATGCCGCAAGGCCGGTGTCGTCGTACAAGACGACGAGTACGTTCGGTGATCCCGCCGGTGCCTTGTTTGGCGTAAACGGCTCCCAGTCCGGCGTGGAGTCGCGGACATCGAGCTTCATAACGCCTTTAAACGGCTTCTTGGTCATGATCGTCTCCCTGATTGCATCCGGTTGTCATACGCATCTACGCCTCCGTCCGGGCAGCAGCTCTGAGGGAAGCCCAGGTCACATCGAACGGGACCACCACCGCACGAGGCGGGCGAATGGCCCGCGCAGCAGCACATAGGGAAGAAAGGCGAGCAGGATCGCGATGAGAACCATCTCGCCCGGATAGAATGTTTTCAGTACGGTCGCTTGATAGACGGCGTCCATCGCCAGCCCGAGCAGGATGATCCGCGCAGTGGCGATCAATCCTTCGCCAAGGCGGCCCGAGCTTTCGGTCGGACTCGTCAGCAGCGACCAAAGATAGGGCGAGCGGCCGAGCCGTGCGTCCTTCGCCCCATCGTGGAACGCCGCGATCGCCGCCATGCAAGGCTGGAGGATGAAGCGGAAGGTCATGGGTCCGCCGGGGCGGGAGGCGATGTCGCGCCAGACGCGATCGCTGACATCTGCCGAGAGGCCGTACTGGAAAAGGCCCAGCACCACCAGGATGGAAGCCAGGATGACAACGAGCCGCGCCAGCATCAGCTGCCTTCGTGTGACGGTCTCGGCCATCACGTCGCCCCCTTGTCTCGCGCCACGCACCGGAAACCGATATGGCTGGACGAGGTGTCGACGGGCTGCGCATGCCGTGCTGCCGGGCGGTAGCGGCGGCAGTAATTGGGCGCGCAGAGGTGGGATCCGCCTTTCAGCACCTTGCGCGGAATGCGGATCTCGGGCTGGCAGGGGTCGTAGCTTTCGTCCTCACGGCCGCCGCGCGGGTTTTCGGGGATGCAGCAGGCCTTCGGTGCATCATTGGGGTGCTTGGGCGTGTACCAGTCTCTCGTCCACTCCCAGACATTTCCGACCATGTCGTAGAGTCCATAGCCGTTCGGCGGGAAGGCCGTGACGGGCGAAGTCCGCTCGTAGCCGTCGCTTGCCAGGTTCTGCGCCGGGAAGGCGCCCTGCCATGTATTGGCCATATGCCGGCCGGCCGGTGTGAACTCGTCGCCCCAAGCGAACTCGGCTCCGTCGAGACCACCGCGCGCGGCGAATTCCCATTCGGCCTCCGTCGGCAGGTCCTTGCCGGCCCAGCGCGCATAGGCCGTAGCGTCCTCATAGGCCACATGCACGACGGGGTGGTCGTCGAGACCGGCGATGGATGACCCAGGACCAGCCGGATGGCGCCAGTTGGCCCCGAAGCGGAACTTCCACCACTGGCTCCAGTCCCGCAGGTCGACAGGCCCCTTTGGTGACTTGAACACCAGCGACCCGGCCTTGAGCATGTGGGGGAGGGCGCCTGGATAGTCCTGCGGATCGGGCTTGCGCTCGGCCATGGTCACATGGCCGGTGGCGCGGATGAATTCCCGGAACTGCCGGTTGGTGACCGGCGTCCGGTCGATCCAGAAGCCGTCGACGGTGACCCGGTGAGCCGGAGCCTCCTCGGGATAGTGCCGGTCCGATCCCATCCGGAACGTGCCGCCGGCGATCCAGGTCATGTCCTGATTGGCGGGATCCTGCAGAGACCGGACCGCAGGAGCAGGATCGAAAGCCGTAGAAGTCATTGTTCGAACTCCTCTCCCAAATGCTTCGTTGTCCTTCGATATCCCTATTCGGGATGCCTCAAGGGAGCGGCAGGGCTTCCGGAAACGTCCATGAGCCGTCAAGCACCGCGGGGCGCGGGCGGTAGAGGCGGACCGTGTAGTTCCAGCCCTTCACGATCGGCAGACAGTTCGGGATCTGGCCGTCGCAACCCCCGAACTGGACGGCGATTGCGCCATCGCCATCCTTCTTTGCGGTCAGGTCGTTGATCGAGTAGGCCTTCTGCGGATTGAGCTGGAAGTACCCGTCCGCGTTGTAGACGCTGATCGACCAGAAGGCGTCGACTGGAACATCCTTCACGTTCAGCTTGTAGACTGTCGTGCCGTCGTTCCTGGCGGGCGTGACGTTGAGATAGGTCGCGTCCTTGTCGGGATTTCCGCCCCACGCTGCCGCCGTGCCGATCAGGTGCCGGACCGGGTCCACCTGATCCTTGCTGCCGAACGCCCGCTTGAAGTCGGGAAGGGTTGAGGCGAGCACCAGCAGAGCGTCGCGCACCTTCTTCTGACTTGCCGGATCCCAAGCCGGCACCTCGAAACGGCCGGAACCTGCCTGACTGAGCCTCGCTGCATCCTGCAGCGCATGGACCTGCTCGATGTCCTTTGGATCTTCAGGAGCCACGAGCGTGCGCAAGGCGATCATCAGATACCGCGTGCCGGCCCGTTCCCTGTCGAAGCTGTAGCTGCCGGGGCGATACACGACGTCGCCGACCACGTAGTGATCCTGGTTGAAGACCTGCATAGACATGAAGCGTCGGCCTGCATCCGGCAGCGTGATCGTCACGGGCCCGGCGTCGAGATCGATCAGCGCCGCGGAGTAGAGCGTGTCGCGGTTTGCCCGCACGACCGTCTGTTGATCGATCCGCATCGGCTCGCGATAATGGTAGAACTTGCCTGTGCCGCCGGCCTGCTTGACCGGGGTGGCGAAGTAGAGGTCGGTCTCCGCACGGGTGAAATTGTCGACCGTGACGGGGATCGTCCCGTTGGCCGGTGCCTCTGCGAGCGCGGGCGACGTTCCGATCGCGAGAGCGAAGCCGAGGATACCGAAAGCGTGGTCGCATCTGGACATGGCATTGCTCCTGCCGCTCATTGGATCGCGACCTTCTCGACGTCCGGCAGCTTCCAGGCCTTGTCGAAGAACTCCTTCTTCGGCGCGTAGGCGCGGAACATCAGCTCGAAGTCGCGGTTCGGATCTGTCGGCACCCAGTTCGTCTCTTTGCCGGCCGGCGCCCTCGGCCCGAAATACACGTCGACAGAGCCGTCGGTATTCTTCCGTACCTCGGCGGCGTTCGATGCCCGACTGCCGCGGTCCATGTTCCTCACCAGCCCGTGGGTCTGCCTGTCGTAGACGGTCACGGACCAGTACTGGTCGACTGGTGCGTTCGGAGGCACGGTCAGCTTGTATGTCTGCGCGCCGTCGAAGGGCTCCCCATTCTTGTCCTTGATCGTGAGAAGGTAGAACTGGCCGGTGCCAAGGCGTTTGATGCCGACATAGCCCAACGTGTAGATCATGCCTCGCGCATCGGTCGGATAGGCGTCCGACTCGGCAAAGTTCGCCGACAGGGCCCTGGCGAGCTCCGGAATGGCGGCAGGACGCCAATAGGTCTGCTCATAGAACGATGGCCATCCCGCCTCATACTTCGCCTCAAGATAAGCCTTCGCCTCCACGGCGGCGGCGTCGAGCATGATGCGCATCTCCGGGCTGGGCTTGAAGGGCTTGCCCTTCTCGATGCCGAGCGCGCGGAGCTGATCGATCATTGCCTTGTCACGGGCGATCCACGGCTCGCTCTGCACCACACGGTTGAGGTGATCGAAGAAGGTGGAGTCGAAGCGAATCGTGGAGTCGAACAGGATATCCTTTGCGTCGGTGAAGACGGTAGGCGGCGGATTGGCCGCTTGCGAAAGCGGATACACCTTGATCCTCCTGCCGTACTCGATGGAGTTGGCCACATCGGCAATGCTCTGGCTTGGAAGATTCACCCGCAGCAGCCCGTAGCCTGAATACGTGTCCGAGCGCAGCGCCACGAACCCTTCAGGTGTGGGGCCCGAATAGCCCGGCGGCAGGACCGCGAACTTGGCGCCTGCACCCTTGTCGACCCCCAGCAGCCCCGCATCTTCGAGCGGCATCTGCCAGGCCGTGACGATGTTCCCGTTGAGCGACCCGCCGTTTGCCGGCGGCACGTCGATGACAATGGGCCCTTCGCGCGTATCGAAAAATGCCATGAAGTAGAGGGTGTCGGGATTGGGCGTGAGCGTCTGGTTGCGCCAATCGGGCGGACGGCCCCAATACACCACTTGGTTCACCTTGCCCGGCGTTTTGGTAAGCATCTCCTGTAGCATCAGGTCGTAGTTGACCGCCGGCATTCCCCAGATTGCCGCCTCGACAGCGCGGCGTTCGACCGCGCGCTGCTCGAGCTCCTGCGGGGAGAAACCCTGGGCAGATGCGGGCGCCGCAAGAGCCAGGAATGTAAGTGTCGCAAGAAGTGCTCTTTTCATCGCGATTTTCATCTTGCCTCTGCTACTCCGCCGGTTCGGCGGGAGTGATGCCGGTGACCTGGGCGGACGGCTCCTCGCTGAGCCAGCGGTAGAGGATCCCGCCGAGCGCTCCGCCGATCAGCGGCGCAACCCAGAACATCCAGAGCTGCGCCAGGGCCCAGCCGCCGACGAACAGAGCCGGGCCGGTGCTGCGGGCCGGGTTGACTGAGGTGTTGGTGATCGGGATGCCTACGAGGTGGATCAGGGTGAGGCCCAGGCCGATGGCGATGGGCGCGAAGCCGACGGGTGCCTTGCCATGGGTGGCGCCCATGATGATGAACAGGAACATCATCGTCAGCACCACCTCGGCGATGAGGCCGGAGAGCAGGCTGTATTGGCCGGGCGAATGGGCACCGTAGCCGTTGGCGGCAAAGCCCTTGGCGAGGTCGAAGGTGGGGGAACCGGTGGCGATGGCGTAGAGCGTTGCCGCGGCGACTACCGCGCCGATCACCTGCGAGACGACGTAGGGCAGGATGTCCTGCCTCGGGAAGCGCCCGCCTGCCGCCAGGCCGATGGTCACCGCCGGGTTGAGGTGGCAGCCGGAGATATGGCCGATGGCGTAAGCCATGGTCAGCACCGACAGACCAAAGGCCAAGGAGACGCCGAGCAGTCCGATGCCCACGTCGGGGAAGCCGGCCGCAATGACGGCACTGCCGCAGCCCGCGAAGGTGAGCCAGAAGGTGCCGATGCCCTCGGCGACGCAGCGGTGGATGTTCTGAGTGTTGTGTAGATCCATCGGATCCTCCTCATTGGGGGCCGAAGCCCCGGATGTTCCGGGGCGCATCGCAGGCTCGTGTCGTACCAGAACCAGCCAGGAGCAGTGGATGGCAGGTTCTCCCTCAGGCGCGAACTTTGACTTGTGCCGGCCCCGTAATTCGAGCTGGCTGCTTCGAGGAGAGCTTAGCTCCGCGGCGGGAAACCGAAATCAGGTGAACACCTGAGATTCCATCGGGAAAAGGATGAGACGACGGCCGATGTTGGTCATGTGCGGAGACGGGAGAAGCGCTACAATCGAGCGGCCAGGCGAGGGGCGCGGCTGGCGGATCTCCGACGGAGGAAAGGTCCGTTTCTCGCTCAACGACCTCTCGCGGAGGATGGCGGACCTCCGCCGCAAGTGCCCGGGTGCGATCTTCGTTCGGTCATTATACGGATGCTGCGGAACTCAAGGGGATCATAGGGGCTGTCGACCAAAGGCTTCGATCCGTGAGACGGTTAGCCGGCTTGCACCAGCCTCCTCGTCTTTACGGCATCATCGGTCGCCGCGCCGGCCGCTGTGTTGTCGAAGATGCACCAGGTTTGAGCGCCCGCGGCGGCATCACTCGTCAGCACCTTCGCAAGGGCTTCACGATACTCCGCGTTGTAGGCCGAGTAGTAGATGCGCGGCGAGCCATGGAGGCGATAGTACGACAGCCCACGCCATCCGCCGGGCTCGTCGGCGCCGACAACCGGTGCTGGGTCGGCCGCCACGCGGGCGATCCGAAGCTCGACAAGCAGAGACTCGACCTCCCGTGTGAACCAGGAGCCATGTCGCGGCTCGCAGACGACGCCACCCTCGGTCCGGCTCCTCAAGTCCCGCAAAAAATGGTCTGTGATATCTGGCTGGAACCTCAGGCTCGGGGGCATCTGAACCAGCAGCGGACCAAGCTTGGGTCCAAGGCCGTCAGCCTCTGACAGAAACCGATCCAGCAGGTCGCCCACGCCCCTCAGGCGGCGCTCGTGGGTGATGGCCTTCGGGACCTTCACGGCGAAGCGGAAGTCCTCCGGCACCGACGCTGCCCAGCGCTCATAGGTGGCTCGCCGATGCGGGCGATAGAACGAGGAGTTGATCTCTACCGCATTGAAGACGGCGCCATAGCGCTCCAGGTGGGATCCCTTCGCCGGGAAAAGAACTGCATGCACCTTCGGAATGCTCCAGGACGCGGTGCCGATCCTCACTGTGCCGGCGCTGTGGTCGCTGCAGGAACGGCGGGTCACGGTCGTTATGCGGTCTGAGCCGGAAAGATCCTGCATGCCACTTCATGTGCAAAGCGAACTGGAGCCTCGCCCAGTATGGGACCCGCTGCGAGGCCCTGTCCTCAGGAAGCGTTGCTGTGCCAACGCAGGATGCCGGTAGGGCGTTCCACCCAGCTGTGCAGACTGCGGCAGTGGCTCTTGCGTCGTATCGCCTGGATCCCCATATCAGGCTGACCCAGCGGACATTGTTGTGGACTTCGACGGGGGCGGGCGTCACCGCCAGCGTCGATGAGCCCGTGTCAGGACGGATGTAATCCGGCACGAGCTGTTCCTGTGCTTGCCTGACGATGCCGGCGCCCGTCTGGACCCGATCAGCCCAGGCCCGTAGTGCGCGAGGCGGAGATGCGAAGGCATCCTGTCCGTTCGCCCCGGAGCCTGGGCTTTTTCCGTTTGAAGGAACGGTT is part of the Microvirga terrae genome and encodes:
- a CDS encoding YidH family protein, with translation MSVIRTSLSLISFGFTIYQVFEKLREAGTIAHAAAPRNFGVALVLLGIAMLVTGIVYHVQFMVGLRQERKVMTEYGLIHGESHFPVSLTLITAIVLLIIGVAAVISMLFQVGPFG
- a CDS encoding arylsulfatase; translation: MTKKPFKGVMKLDVRDSTPDWEPFTPNKAPAGSPNVLVVLYDDTGLAAWSPFGGGINMPTLQRLADRGLMYSQWHTTALCSPTRSTFLTGRNHHLNGCSCITEAAQGFPGWSGRIPDECATIGQVLQDAGWSTFWLGKNHNVPEQDVASGASRSQWPLSKGFDRYYGFLGGETNQWFPDLAEDNRFIDQPYMPEEGYHLSKDLADQALQMIRDQKASSPSKPWYMWFCPGANHAPHHAPKEYIEKYKGKFDSGYEAYREWVLPRMIEKGLLPKDTKLTPINPLPEGVADPADGVRPWDTLNADEKRLFSRMAEVFAGFSEYTDAQVGRIIDYLEQSGQLDNTLVLYCADNGTSGEGSPNGSVNENKFFNNYPDELAENMKYLDVLGSPETYGHFPTGWAVAFSTPFQMFKRYSEYSGGTCCPLVISWPKGIKARGEVRNQYHHSTDIVPTILDVCGLEMPKVYRGVEQYPLSGVSMRYTFDAEPDGKTRKERQYYAMFGTRGIWEDGWKASSLHAPFAGKGRYEQDQWQLYHVDVDRSESTDLAQQHPDRLQALIKVWHNEADKNFVLPLEDRSPAEILGVERPAEEAPRERYIYYPGTSPVPEGVAVNVRGRSYKILADVEITDPDCSGVIFAHGSRFGGHALFIKDRKLHYVYNFLGIKPEQKLVSGELKPGKYTLGMEFIREKAGPHGESLGKATLYVNENIVAQGGMRTQLGKFTLSGDGLCIGRDSGDAVSEAYTAPGAFTGGTILFVAVTVEAAQYLDLEKLAAAALAVD
- a CDS encoding formylglycine-generating enzyme family protein → MTSTAFDPAPAVRSLQDPANQDMTWIAGGTFRMGSDRHYPEEAPAHRVTVDGFWIDRTPVTNRQFREFIRATGHVTMAERKPDPQDYPGALPHMLKAGSLVFKSPKGPVDLRDWSQWWKFRFGANWRHPAGPGSSIAGLDDHPVVHVAYEDATAYARWAGKDLPTEAEWEFAARGGLDGAEFAWGDEFTPAGRHMANTWQGAFPAQNLASDGYERTSPVTAFPPNGYGLYDMVGNVWEWTRDWYTPKHPNDAPKACCIPENPRGGREDESYDPCQPEIRIPRKVLKGGSHLCAPNYCRRYRPAARHAQPVDTSSSHIGFRCVARDKGAT
- a CDS encoding DUF1254 domain-containing protein, whose protein sequence is MSRCDHAFGILGFALAIGTSPALAEAPANGTIPVTVDNFTRAETDLYFATPVKQAGGTGKFYHYREPMRIDQQTVVRANRDTLYSAALIDLDAGPVTITLPDAGRRFMSMQVFNQDHYVVGDVVYRPGSYSFDRERAGTRYLMIALRTLVAPEDPKDIEQVHALQDAARLSQAGSGRFEVPAWDPASQKKVRDALLVLASTLPDFKRAFGSKDQVDPVRHLIGTAAAWGGNPDKDATYLNVTPARNDGTTVYKLNVKDVPVDAFWSISVYNADGYFQLNPQKAYSINDLTAKKDGDGAIAVQFGGCDGQIPNCLPIVKGWNYTVRLYRPRPAVLDGSWTFPEALPLP
- a CDS encoding DUF1254 domain-containing protein translates to MKRALLATLTFLALAAPASAQGFSPQELEQRAVERRAVEAAIWGMPAVNYDLMLQEMLTKTPGKVNQVVYWGRPPDWRNQTLTPNPDTLYFMAFFDTREGPIVIDVPPANGGSLNGNIVTAWQMPLEDAGLLGVDKGAGAKFAVLPPGYSGPTPEGFVALRSDTYSGYGLLRVNLPSQSIADVANSIEYGRRIKVYPLSQAANPPPTVFTDAKDILFDSTIRFDSTFFDHLNRVVQSEPWIARDKAMIDQLRALGIEKGKPFKPSPEMRIMLDAAAVEAKAYLEAKYEAGWPSFYEQTYWRPAAIPELARALSANFAESDAYPTDARGMIYTLGYVGIKRLGTGQFYLLTIKDKNGEPFDGAQTYKLTVPPNAPVDQYWSVTVYDRQTHGLVRNMDRGSRASNAAEVRKNTDGSVDVYFGPRAPAGKETNWVPTDPNRDFELMFRAYAPKKEFFDKAWKLPDVEKVAIQ
- the aqpZ gene encoding aquaporin Z, whose translation is MDLHNTQNIHRCVAEGIGTFWLTFAGCGSAVIAAGFPDVGIGLLGVSLAFGLSVLTMAYAIGHISGCHLNPAVTIGLAAGGRFPRQDILPYVVSQVIGAVVAAATLYAIATGSPTFDLAKGFAANGYGAHSPGQYSLLSGLIAEVVLTMMFLFIIMGATHGKAPVGFAPIAIGLGLTLIHLVGIPITNTSVNPARSTGPALFVGGWALAQLWMFWVAPLIGGALGGILYRWLSEEPSAQVTGITPAEPAE
- a CDS encoding DUF72 domain-containing protein, with protein sequence MTRRSCSDHSAGTVRIGTASWSIPKVHAVLFPAKGSHLERYGAVFNAVEINSSFYRPHRRATYERWAASVPEDFRFAVKVPKAITHERRLRGVGDLLDRFLSEADGLGPKLGPLLVQMPPSLRFQPDITDHFLRDLRSRTEGGVVCEPRHGSWFTREVESLLVELRIARVAADPAPVVGADEPGGWRGLSYYRLHGSPRIYYSAYNAEYREALAKVLTSDAAAGAQTWCIFDNTAAGAATDDAVKTRRLVQAG